The following proteins are co-located in the Deltaproteobacteria bacterium HGW-Deltaproteobacteria-2 genome:
- a CDS encoding peptidoglycan-binding protein codes for MIDVKTKQLIECVVNVFETGTPEGKYDALVVYPDGKNGSRQITYGRSQTTEQGNLKKLLSLYVQNGGIFRQNLSPYIEKTGNKPLANDSAFKSLLIQAAREDAIMRETQDQFFDAAYYNPASLFFDQNQFTLPLSMLVIYDSYIHSGRIPRLLRKRFGEYPPASGGDEKKWVTSYVDIRHQWLKYHTNLLLRTTIYRTQCFKEQIAADNWLLDKLPIMAHGIEVFW; via the coding sequence ATGATAGACGTAAAAACAAAACAACTGATCGAGTGCGTTGTTAACGTATTTGAAACCGGAACCCCGGAGGGAAAATATGACGCTCTGGTAGTATATCCGGATGGGAAAAACGGCAGTCGGCAGATCACTTATGGCCGCAGTCAGACGACCGAACAGGGAAATTTGAAAAAGTTATTATCACTCTATGTACAGAATGGAGGAATATTCAGACAAAACTTATCACCCTATATAGAAAAAACCGGAAACAAACCGCTGGCCAATGACTCTGCCTTTAAAAGTCTTCTCATTCAGGCAGCGCGCGAAGATGCCATCATGCGGGAGACCCAGGATCAGTTTTTTGATGCCGCATACTATAATCCCGCAAGTCTTTTTTTTGACCAAAATCAGTTTACGTTACCTCTCAGTATGCTGGTAATTTATGACAGTTACATTCATTCAGGACGTATTCCCCGGTTATTACGGAAACGTTTTGGAGAATATCCCCCGGCCTCTGGCGGTGATGAAAAAAAATGGGTGACTTCATATGTGGACATTCGTCATCAGTGGCTCAAATACCATACCAATCTGTTATTGAGGACAACTATCTACCGGACACAATGCTTCAAAGAGCAAATTGCCGCAGACAACTGGTTGTTGGATAAATTACCGATAATGGCCCACGGGATTGAAGTTTTCTGGTAA